The Athalia rosae chromosome 7, iyAthRosa1.1, whole genome shotgun sequence genome window below encodes:
- the LOC105688045 gene encoding methionine-R-sulfoxide reductase B1 isoform X3 — MTTEIDKEELKKRLTPIQWHVTQEKGTERPFTGSYNKFYERGTYTCIVCDQDLFSSETKYDSGCGWPAFNEVLDQGRVKLTKDTTHVGGNLLLLIANPDMVRTEVTCSSCGSHLGHVFNDGPKPTRKRFCINSASISFHAAGDPRESKS, encoded by the exons ATGACGACTGAGATTGACAAGGAAGAACTCAAGAAACGTTTGACGCCAATTCAGTGGCATGTGACACAAGAAAAGGGGACCGAGAG gCCTTTCACTGGTTCTTATAATAAATTCTATGAAAGAGGAACTTACACTTGTATAGTGTGCGACCAGGATTTATTTTCCTCAGAGACGAAATATGATAGCGGTTGTGGCTGGCCGGCATTTAATGAGGTTTTAGATCAAGGTCGAGTCAAACTAACCAAAGACACAACTCATG TCGGTGGCAATCTACTACTGCTCATCGCAAACCCAGATATGGTGCGGACTGAGGTAACCTGTTCTTCCTGTGGATCGCATCTGGGCCATGTATTTAACGATGGACCAAAACCAACGAGGAAACGTTTTTGCATTAATTCTGCATCCATAAGTTTTCACGCCGCCGGTGATCCAAGAGAGTCTAAATCCTAA